One window of the Opisthocomus hoazin isolate bOpiHoa1 chromosome 12, bOpiHoa1.hap1, whole genome shotgun sequence genome contains the following:
- the LOC142362798 gene encoding uncharacterized protein LOC142362798 yields the protein MAPPRSASASARSAAARPPDRPPAETPPLIGPPRRRAPLAERGQRSVAAGRGGGEGGGEVKRGAAAPPPPRARADGSEEAGLREGTNLHWPTCPDGAAAHWPTSPEVNRAAGRFRGGAYVCSAEHWGGPAAPPGATKALAAPPPPPPRLFESVLLPRQRGALVGARRRKRGLPETRRRGEALGGGAAAGGCWGRGSATGVSGAWVPPGAAARPRLPDGHRWAGAESRHDIRAGSCPRQASALAFEEAAPRGSSWWSPLTSATARVPRRSGVRLRKGLVKAPAGAEGAGEPQQHGAHGLSTRPRRSLRDSSNEPNRWLSQRGRSVLLGEPPAVVPLGLWKREKRGRPCLRRATEPPREAQFLETTALVPVLPSALARLSRLLRAVAVLPPVTFALPSSRVTPEVPVGPATPTRWPSSAGCECLLHICISHWTSSARAPWCHQGKPNAVASPKEESSSWSGSSHLECHPGRRSSAGEEAEASLCHPDLFLFEHNTMDYQATSRRDIKSTW from the exons ATGGCCCCGCCGCGCTCGGCCTCGGCCTCGGCTCgcagcgctgccgcccgcccgcccgatCGGCCGCCCGCTGAGACGCCGCCGCTGATTGGCCCGCCGCGTCGGCGCGCCCCATTGGCGGAGCGCGGCCAGCGTTCCGTCGcggcggggaggggtgggggggagggggggggagaggtgAAACGCGGCGCCGCagcgccccccccgccgcgcgcgAGGGCCGACGGGAGCGAGGAGGCGGGGCTGAGGGAGGGGACCAACCTCCATTGGCCGACGTGTCCTGACGGCGCGGCAGCCCATTGGCCGACCTCTCCAGAGGTCAACAGAGCGGCGGGGCGTTTCCGGGGCGGGGCCTACGTGTGCAGCGCCGAGCACTGGgggggccccgccgctccccccggcgcTAC GAAGGccctcgccgcccccccccccccccccccccggttgtTCGAATCCGTCCTCCttccccggcagcgcggggccctTGTTGGTGCGAGACGCCGCAAACGGGGCCTTCCCGAAACCCGACGGCGGGGGGAGGCGCTgggagggggagcggccgccggtgggtgctgggggagggggtcGGCAACCGGGGTCAGCGGCGCCTGGGTCCCGCCTGGGGCTGCCGCACGGCCGCGGCTGCCGGACGGGCACCGCTGGGCCGGGGCCGAGTCCCGGCACGACATTCGCGCCGGGAGTTGTCCACGCCAAGCGTCTGCTCTGGCTTTCGAAGAGGCCGCGCCAAGGGGGAGCTCCTGGTGGAGCCCGCTGACGTCAGCCACCGCTCGGGTGCCGCGCCGCAGCGGGGTCCGGCTCCGGAAGGGCCTCGTCAAGGCCCCGGCTGGAGCCGAGGGTGCCGGGGAGCCGCAGCAGCACGGGGCTCATGGCCTCTCCACCAGGCCCCGGCGATCCCTGCG TGACTCTTCAAACGAACCAAACCGTTGGCTCTCCCAACGAGGACGGTCGGTCTTGCTGGGCGAGCCACCCGCCGTTGTCCCACTGGGCTTGTGGAAGCGGGAGAAGCGCGGGCGTCCTTGCCTGCGCCGTGCAACCGAGCCGCCACGTGAGGCTCAGTTCCTCGAGACGACAGCGCTGGTGCCCGTCCTCCCATCTGCCCTGGCGAGGCTGTCGCGTCTCCTCCGGGCAGTCGCTGTGCTCCCGCCGGTTACATttgctctccccagcagcagggtAACTCCAGAAGTACCGGTGGGTCCTGCTACTCCAACGCGGTGGCCAAGCTCAGCAGGATGCGAGTGCTTGCTGCATATCTGTATTTCACACTGGACATCTAGCGCCAGAGCCCCTTGGTGTCACCAAGGTAAACCAAACGCTGTGGCATCCCCCAAGGAGGAATCCTCTTCGTGGAGTGGATCTTCACA CCTTGAATGTCATCCAGGTCGAAGATCCAGTGCTGGGGAGGAAGCTGAAGCCTCTCTGTGTCACCCTGACCTTTTTTTATTTGAACACAACACCATGGACTATCAGGCTACTTCAAGGAGGGACATTAAAAGCACTTGGTGA
- the LOC142362799 gene encoding uncharacterized protein LOC142362799 gives MSRAPPGGLRGAAEGRAAPAGRYARRRAGNRRPQRGRKCWVKSEGPSWKGAGGSGTAIPQDGGRRRRRRRRGGAVVARGLMGRPARLPRQRGFPAAPLSRPDPAGGPAARPGVGPGPAQPTSPQPGLGQARPSALPWPDPAACPWPGLPRRPAPQGRLPSAEEPQAEGLPGRGPSSRFDRAERDRLPPFAAVAEEDSASDSSRSHPASPERPSCPGRCCVAHIATCLRSTLAVWAPLPVRSLSVKRGTSALALLGRNLCPLSWPRLEAVKPKAAGSPGLMRAHPQLEEQLGTTASSSTSRCRFPTRSSWCTQESVALQPLLPGDEEGTPAPRRGSWQA, from the exons ATGAGCCGCGCTCCGCCCGGAGGCCTCCGAGGGGCCGCTGAGGGGAGGGCCGCGCCCGCAGGCCGCtacgcccgccgccgcgccgggaacCGGAGGCCTCAGCGGGGACGGAAGTGCTGGGTGAAGAGCGAGGGGCCATCTTGGAAaggggccggcggcagcgggacTGCCATCCCTCAAgatggcgggcggcggcggcggcggcggcggcggggcggggctgtgGTCGCGCGGGGGCTGATGGGCCGGCCCGCACGGTTACCGCGGCAACGGGGGTTCCCGGCGGCCCCGCTGTCGAGGCCTGACCCAGCCgggggccccgcagcccggcctgGGGTAGGCCCGGGGCCCGCCCAGCCAACATCCCCGCAGCCCGGCCTGGGCCAGGCGCGTCCCTCGGCTCTGCCTTGGCCGGACCCTGCGGCCTGCCCTTGGCCAGGCCTCCCCCGCCGCCCAGCCCCACAAGGCAGGCTGCCTTCTGCAGAGGAGCCGCAGGCCGAAGGTCTGCCTGGCCGCGGCCCCTCCAGCAG ATTCGACAGAGCAGAAAGAGACCGGCTCCCTCCCTTTGCAGCTGTTGCTGAGGAAGACTCCGCTTCTGATAGCTCAAG GTCCCACCCGGCATCGCCAGAGAGGCCAAGCTGCCCAGGgcgatgctgtgtggcccacatTGCTACCTGCCTCCGCTCCACGCTGGCCgtgtgggctcctctcccagTGCGCTCGCTGTCTGTAAAGAGAGGGACATCTGCACTTGCTCTGCTGGGGAGGAATCTCTGTCCCTTGTCCTGGCCAAGACTGGAGGCTGTGAAACCCAAGGCTGCAGGGAGCCCAGGTCTGATGCGGGCACACCCACAGCTAGAG GAACAGCTTGGGACCACTGCAAGTTCCAGTACCTCCCGCTGCCGCTTCCCGACCCGCTCCTCTTGGTGCACACAGGAGAGCGTGGCACTGCAGCCGCTCCTCCCCGGGGACGAGGAAGgcaccccagccccgcggcgAGGCAGCTGGCAGGCTTAA
- the SPG7 gene encoding mitochondrial inner membrane m-AAA protease component paraplegin: MALVRLLLLRGRCGCWRRPAPPPAPAWARARPLGAGRGLQSLLSQTLSPTCRGLSGVLVKQHIVRDPVRLWNLLGSTYYFSTSGSQGSTQKNGGFKKKSPQEEEEDEKRRKRENQMHLERLRALLIVTFILLMFRFTVSENREGTKISWNYFVNEMLAKGEVQRIEVVPESDIVEIYLHPGGSPHGQVNVTLLYTMRVANIDKFEEKLRAAEDELNIDERERIPVSYKHPGFYGNDIISLIVTLVAVSMLWSIFRLIRVAGRVGGFNAFNQLKMARFTVVDGKSGKGIGFKDVAGMHEAKMEVKEFVDYLKSPDRYLQLGAKVPKGALLLGPPGCGKTLLAKAVATEAQVPFLAMAGSEFVEVIGGLGAARVRSLFREAQARAPCIVYIDEIDAVGKRRSTNISGFANAEEEQTLNQLLVEMDGMGTTDHVIVLASTNRADVLDNALMRPGRLDRHIFIDLPTVQERREIFEQHLKGLKLIQDASFYSQHLAELTPGFSGADIANICNEAALHAAREGHKSIDTFNFEYAVERVIAGTAKRSQILSPEERKVVAFHESGHALVGWLLEHTEAVMKVSIAPRTNAALGFAQILPREQYLFTKEQLLERMCMALGGRVSEAITFNKVTTGAQDDLKKVTKLAYSMVKQYGMVPSIGQLSFPDLESAAGIGRRPFSQGLQQMMDHEAKVLVAQAYRRTEKLLLENRDKLQTLSNALLEKEVINYDDIEALIGPPPYGPKKMIAPQSWLQAERDKQDTRDEEMPQQPPNHEEEEEPRLRPV; encoded by the exons ATGGCGCTggtgcggctgctgctgctccggggGCGGTGCGGCTGCTGGCGGCggcctgccccgccgcccgccccggcctggGCCCGGGCTCGCCCCCTCGGCGCGGGACGCGGCCTGCAG AGCCTTCTGTCACAAACACTTTCCCCCACATGTCGAGGTCTCAGTGGAGTCCTGGTGAAACAACACATAGTTCGAGATCCAGTCAGGCTTTGGAATCTCTTAG GTAGCACTTACTATTTCAGTACTTCAGGCTCTCAAGGGAGTACCCAGAAGAATGGAGGATTCAAAAAAAAATCGCCACAGGAAGAGGAGG AGGATGAGAAacgcaggaaaagagaaaatcagaTGCATCTTGAACGCTTACGGGCACTCCTCATCGTAACTTTCATACTGCTGATGTTTCGATTCACGGTCAGCGAGAACAGAGAAGGGACCAAAATTTCCTGGAACTACTTTGTGAATGAGATGCTGGCAAAGGGGGAGGTCCAGAGAATTGAAGTGGTGCCAGAGAGCGATATTGTGGAAATTTATCTGCACCCAGGAGGAAGTCCGCATGGACAAGTT AACGTTACCCTGCTGTACACAATGCGGGTGGCAAACATTGACAAATTCGAAGAGAAGCTGAGAGCTGCGGAGGATGAGCTGAATATTGATGAGAGAGAGAGAATCCCCGTTTCCTACAAACATCCTGGCTTTTATGGAAA tGATATCATTTCCCTGATAGTGACACTCGTGGCCGTGTCCATGTTGTGGAGCATCTTCCGCCTTATCAGGGTCGCAGGCCGGGTAGGAGGATTCAACGCCTTT AACCAGCTGAAAATGGCTCGTTTCACCGTTGTGGATGGAAAATCTGGAAAAGGGATTGGCTTCAAGGATGTGGCGGGAATGCATGAGGCGAAAATGGAAGTCAAAGAATTTGTGGACTATTTAAAG AGTCCTGATCGCTACCTGCAGCTTGGGGCTAAAGTTCCCAAGGGTGCTTTGTTACTTGGACCGCCAGGCTGTGGGAAGACATTGCTGGCAAAGGCCGTGGCTACAGAAGCACAGGTGCCATTTTTGGCCATGGCGGGCTCCGAGTTTGTGGAGGTGATAGGAG GTCTTGGAGCTGCCAGAGTTCGGAGCCTCTTCAGAGAAGCCCAGGCTCGTGCACCCTGCATCGTGTACATCGATGAAATTGATGCTGTGGGCAAGAGGCGCTCAACCAATATATCTGGTTTTGCCAATGCTGAGGAGGAGCAGACCTTAAACCAGCTGCTGGTGGAAATGGATG GAATGGGAACCACAGATCATGTCATAGTGCTGGCTTCCACCAACCGTGCTGATGTCTTGGATAACGCTTTGATGAGACCTGGGAGGCTTGACAGGCACATCTTTATTGATCTTCCAACAGTCCAG GAGAGAAGAGAGATCTTTGAGCAGCACCTGAAGGGTCTCAAACTGATCCAAGATGCCAGCTTCTACTCGCAGCACCTTGCTGAACTGACTCCGGGCTTCAGCG GAGCTGACATAGCAAATATATGTAATGAAGCTGCCCTTCATGCTGCTAGAGAAGGTCACAAATCCATCGATACTTTCAACTTTGAGTATGCTGTGGAACGAGTCATTGCAG GCACTGCCAAAAGAAGTCAGATCTTGTCACCAGAAGAGAGAAAGGTTGTGGCGTTTCACGAATCGGGTCACGCGTTGGTTGGCTGGCTGCTGGAGCACACCGAGGCTGTGATGAAG GTTTCCATAGCCCCTCGAACAAACGCAGCTCTTGGATTCGCTCAGATCCTTCCAAGAGAGCAGTACCTCTTCACcaaggagcagctgctggagaggatGTGTATGGCGCTGGGGGGCAGAGTGTCTGAGGCCATCACCTTTAACAAGGTCACTACAG GAGCACAGGATGACCTGAAGAAGGTGACCAAGCTGGCCTACTCCATGGTGAAGCAGTACGGGATGGTGCCCAGCATCGGGCAGCTCTCCTTCCCGGACCTGGAGAGCGCAGCTGGAATCGGTCGGCGCCCTTTCAGCCAGGGGCTTCAGCAAATGATGGACCAT GAAGCAAAAGTTCTGGTGGCTCAGGCTTACAGACGCACAGAAAAACTCTTACTGGAGAACCGGGACAAGCTGCAAACA CTGTCTAACGCCCTCCTGGAGAAAGAAGTGATAAATTACGATGACATTGAAGCTTTGATTGGGCCTCCACCCTATGGGCCAAAGAAAATGATAGCTCCTCAGAGCTGGCTTCAAGCAGAGAGAGACAAGCaagacacaagagatgaagaaatgccccagcagccaccaaaccatgaggaggaggaagagccacGCCTGAGACCAGTATGA